The Pontibacillus halophilus JSM 076056 = DSM 19796 genome includes a region encoding these proteins:
- the pdxS gene encoding pyridoxal 5'-phosphate synthase lyase subunit PdxS produces the protein MAVTGTDRVKRGMAEMQKGGVIMDVVNAEQAKIAEEAGAVAVMALERVPSDIRAAGGVARMADPSIVEEVMNAVSIPVMAKARIGHIVEARVLESMGVDYIDESEVLTPADELYHIKKDDYTVPFVCGCRNIGEATRRIAEGASMLRTKGEPGTGNIVEAVRHMREVQSQIREVVGMSDDELMTYARDLGAPYEVLRQIKQEGRLPVVNFAAGGIATPADAALMMQLGADGVFVGSGIFKSQNPAKFAKAIVEATTHYQDYELIGKLSKDLGGAMPGLEMSTLQEGQRMQDRSQ, from the coding sequence ATGGCAGTAACAGGTACAGATCGAGTAAAGCGTGGTATGGCAGAAATGCAAAAGGGCGGCGTCATTATGGATGTTGTCAATGCGGAACAGGCGAAGATTGCAGAAGAGGCGGGAGCGGTAGCCGTAATGGCACTTGAACGCGTTCCTTCAGATATTCGTGCGGCAGGAGGAGTTGCCCGTATGGCAGACCCTTCTATTGTAGAAGAAGTCATGAACGCGGTTTCGATTCCAGTTATGGCAAAGGCTCGTATTGGACACATTGTGGAAGCGCGTGTGCTTGAATCCATGGGTGTCGATTACATTGATGAGAGTGAAGTTCTGACTCCAGCTGATGAACTTTATCATATTAAGAAAGATGATTACACCGTGCCATTCGTATGCGGATGCCGTAACATCGGGGAAGCAACACGTCGTATTGCTGAAGGTGCTTCCATGCTTCGTACGAAAGGCGAGCCAGGAACAGGGAATATCGTAGAGGCGGTTCGTCACATGCGTGAAGTCCAGTCCCAAATCCGTGAGGTTGTTGGAATGAGTGATGATGAACTCATGACGTACGCTCGCGACCTAGGTGCACCTTACGAAGTACTTCGTCAAATTAAACAAGAAGGACGTCTTCCAGTCGTAAACTTTGCTGCAGGAGGTATTGCGACTCCAGCTGATGCAGCGCTAATGATGCAACTTGGAGCAGACGGCGTATTTGTTGGCTCTGGTATCTTCAAATCACAAAACCCAGCTAAATTTGCTAAAGCCATTGTAGAAGCTACTACTCATTATCAAGACTACGAGCTAATCGGGAAACTCTCTAAAGATCTCGGTGGCGCGATGCCAGGCCTTGAGATGTCTACGCTTCAAGAAGGCCAACGTATGCAAGACCGTAGCCAGTAA
- the pdxT gene encoding pyridoxal 5'-phosphate synthase glutaminase subunit PdxT: protein MVTIGVLGLQGAIREHVQSVEESGARAVIVKRVEQLQELDGLIIPGGESTTMRRLIDSYGFLDLLIQFGQAGKPIFGTCAGLILLAKEIEGTDQTHLGLMDIRVRRNAFGRQRESFEVNLPVKGIAEGFEAVFIRAPHIESVGEGVEVLATYNDKIVVAQEGHYLTCAFHPELTDDTRLVQHFVKMVENYSQTLASSN, encoded by the coding sequence ATGGTAACGATTGGAGTTTTAGGCCTTCAAGGAGCAATTCGTGAACATGTTCAGTCAGTCGAAGAAAGTGGTGCACGTGCTGTTATTGTGAAGCGTGTCGAACAGCTTCAAGAACTAGACGGGCTCATTATTCCTGGAGGGGAAAGCACAACGATGAGAAGGCTGATTGATAGCTATGGCTTTCTTGACCTGCTTATACAATTTGGACAAGCTGGGAAACCTATTTTTGGAACGTGCGCAGGGTTAATTCTGCTAGCGAAAGAGATTGAAGGTACAGACCAGACTCATCTTGGCTTAATGGACATTCGTGTGCGACGAAATGCATTTGGTCGTCAGCGTGAGAGTTTCGAGGTTAATCTTCCTGTTAAGGGGATTGCAGAGGGATTTGAGGCTGTCTTTATCCGAGCGCCGCACATTGAATCAGTAGGTGAAGGTGTTGAAGTACTCGCAACGTATAACGACAAGATTGTAGTCGCTCAGGAAGGCCATTATTTAACGTGCGCCTTCCATCCGGAATTAACAGATGATACACGTTTAGTTCAACACTTTGTAAAAATGGTGGAAAACTATTCACAA